TGAGCTGCAGAAAGAATGTTATCGGTATTATCATTAGGATAAATGTGAGTTATCACACTTCTGTGTTGAAGTTTCCAAAACGTATGCATCCAAAGAAATGTGCAGGTCAGTGCAAATTTTTATGCTTATCTCATTCCTAAATCACTCTCAGCCAAAACCTACATTGGCACCGAATTAAAGACATTTCTTGCTCCATAAGAATTCTCTCTAGTTTCTGCGAATCGCAGGATCCCACAAGGACATATTGGGCAACAAAACTAAGAACCCCGCCACGTAGCACAAGCTACGCGCGGGGCTCTCACACCACGGCGGTAGGAATTACGCCTTACTGGTCCTCCATTACATCGTGGCGCACGATGGTCTGATCGCGGCCCGGACCAACGCCGATATAGGAGATACGGCAGCCAGACAGCTCTTCCAAGCGCAGGACGTAATCCTGGGCCTTCTGCGGCAGCTCCTCAAAGGTGGAGCACTCCGTGATGTCCTCATCCCAGGCCGGCATGGTCTCGAAGATGGGCTCGGCATGGTGGAATTCGGACTGGGTAAGCGGCAGCTCGTCGTAGCGCTTGCCGTCGACGTCATAAGCCACGCAGATCGGAATCTCCCCGATGCCGGTGAGAACGTCCAACTTGGTCAAGAAGTAATCGGTGAAGCCGTTGACGCGGGTGGCATAGCGCGCAACAACGGAGTCATACCAGCCACAGCGGCGCTTGCGGCCGGTGTTCACACCAATCTCGCCACCGGTGGTCTGCAGGTACTCGCCCCACTTATCAAAGAGCTCGGTGGGGAACGGGCCGGCACCCACGCGGGTGGTGTAGGCCTTGATAATGCCCAGCGAGGTCTTGATGCGCGTTGGACCAATGCCGGAGCCCACGGAAGCACCACCGGCGGTCGGGTTAGACGAGGTCACGAACGGGTAGGTGCCGTGGTCCACGTCGAGCATGGTGGCCTGGCCGCCCTCCATAAGCACGTGCTTGCCAGCTTCGAGGGCTTGGTTGAGCTCCAGCTCGGCGTCGATAACCATCGGGCGCAGGCGGTCGCGGTAGCTCAGGAAGTACTCCACAATCTGGTCGGCCTCGATGGCCTTGCGGTTGTACATCTTCACCAGCATCTGGTTCTTGATATCCAGCGCGGATTCCACCTTCTGGCGCAGGATGGACTCATCAAAGATGTCCTGCACGCGGATACCAATGCGCGCGACCTTATCGGCGTAGGTCGGGCCAATGCCGCGGCCGGTGGTGCCGATAGCGCGCTTGCCCAGGAAGCGTTCCTGCACGCGGTCCAGGGTCTGGTGATACGGCGCCACCAAGTGCGCATTGGCGGAAATCTTCAGGCGCGAGGCGTTCGCGCCGCGGGCCTCAAGGCCATCAATCTCATCAAAGAGCGCCTCAAGGTTAATTACCACGCCATTGCCCAGCACCGGGGTGGCGTTCTCGGACAAAATGCCGGCCGGCAGGAGCTTCAGCTCGTATTTTTCGCCGCCTACCACGACGGTATGGCCGGCGTTATTGCCGCCGTTCGGCTTGACCACGTAGTCAACCTTGCCGCCGAGGATGTCGG
The nucleotide sequence above comes from Corynebacterium tuberculostearicum. Encoded proteins:
- a CDS encoding adenylosuccinate synthase codes for the protein MAAIVIVGAQWGDEGKGKATDILGGKVDYVVKPNGGNNAGHTVVVGGEKYELKLLPAGILSENATPVLGNGVVINLEALFDEIDGLEARGANASRLKISANAHLVAPYHQTLDRVQERFLGKRAIGTTGRGIGPTYADKVARIGIRVQDIFDESILRQKVESALDIKNQMLVKMYNRKAIEADQIVEYFLSYRDRLRPMVIDAELELNQALEAGKHVLMEGGQATMLDVDHGTYPFVTSSNPTAGGASVGSGIGPTRIKTSLGIIKAYTTRVGAGPFPTELFDKWGEYLQTTGGEIGVNTGRKRRCGWYDSVVARYATRVNGFTDYFLTKLDVLTGIGEIPICVAYDVDGKRYDELPLTQSEFHHAEPIFETMPAWDEDITECSTFEELPQKAQDYVLRLEELSGCRISYIGVGPGRDQTIVRHDVMEDQ